One Roseomonas gilardii subsp. gilardii genomic region harbors:
- a CDS encoding ABC transporter substrate-binding protein, translating to MTTRRALLAGSAGALALPALLTGQGSALAQSPPGVAVIAKQIDDIISLDPAESFEFSGNEICGNMYQKLVRNDEKDPTRLTGDLAEHWEASSDGKSFTFRLRKGASFSSGKPVTAEDVAWSLQRVVALNKSPAFIINQFGYTKDNVAGMIRATAPDTVVLATAEPASLSFLLYCLSANVGAVVEKAVVASHEANGDFGNAWLKQNSAGSGPFMLRAWRASDSVTLEANPHSETPPKTKRLVIRHVADPSAQLLGLQQGDYDVARNLQADQIKGLQGNDRFRILDQRRAQVMFLSLNQKNPYLAKPQVRQAIKWAIDYAGIQKNIVPSTYAVHQAFLPEGLPGALTERPFQADAAKAKALLAEAGHPDGFEIGFDYFSVSPFSDIAQAIQANLAAIGIRARMLPAETRQVITKTRARQHDIALVYWGSDYFDPHSNAEAFSINTDNGDDARNRTLAWRASWYIPELSKRTMEALREGDSEKRAALYEALQRDHQQASPFVILLQAIEVAVTRAGVSGMRLGVMSDQTSYAGISKS from the coding sequence ATGACCACCCGACGTGCCCTGTTGGCCGGCTCCGCCGGCGCCCTGGCGCTGCCCGCGCTGCTGACCGGCCAGGGTTCCGCCCTGGCCCAGTCGCCACCCGGCGTGGCGGTCATCGCCAAGCAGATCGACGACATCATCAGCCTGGACCCGGCCGAGAGCTTCGAGTTCTCGGGCAACGAGATCTGCGGCAACATGTACCAGAAGCTGGTCCGCAACGACGAGAAGGACCCGACCAGGCTGACCGGCGACCTCGCCGAGCACTGGGAGGCCTCCTCCGACGGCAAGAGCTTCACCTTCCGGCTGCGCAAGGGCGCGAGCTTCTCCTCCGGCAAGCCAGTGACGGCGGAGGACGTGGCCTGGTCCCTCCAGCGCGTGGTGGCGCTGAACAAGAGCCCGGCCTTCATCATCAACCAGTTCGGCTATACCAAGGACAATGTGGCGGGGATGATCCGCGCCACGGCGCCGGACACGGTGGTGCTGGCCACGGCCGAGCCGGCCTCGCTGAGCTTCCTGCTCTACTGCCTCTCGGCCAATGTGGGGGCGGTGGTGGAGAAGGCGGTGGTCGCCTCCCACGAGGCCAATGGCGATTTCGGCAATGCCTGGCTGAAGCAGAACTCCGCGGGCTCCGGCCCCTTCATGCTGCGCGCCTGGCGGGCCAGCGACAGCGTGACGCTGGAGGCCAATCCGCACAGCGAAACGCCGCCGAAGACGAAGCGGCTGGTGATCCGTCATGTCGCCGACCCCTCGGCGCAGCTCCTCGGGCTGCAACAGGGGGATTACGACGTGGCCCGCAACCTGCAGGCCGACCAGATCAAGGGCCTGCAGGGCAATGACCGCTTCCGCATCCTGGACCAGCGCCGGGCCCAGGTGATGTTCCTGTCGCTGAACCAGAAGAACCCCTATCTGGCCAAGCCCCAGGTGCGGCAGGCGATCAAGTGGGCGATCGACTACGCGGGCATCCAGAAGAACATCGTCCCCTCCACCTATGCGGTGCACCAGGCTTTCCTGCCCGAGGGCCTGCCCGGCGCGCTGACCGAGCGGCCCTTCCAGGCCGATGCGGCGAAGGCGAAGGCGCTGCTGGCCGAGGCGGGGCATCCGGACGGGTTCGAGATCGGCTTCGACTACTTCTCGGTGTCGCCCTTCTCCGACATCGCCCAGGCGATCCAGGCCAATCTGGCGGCCATCGGCATCCGCGCCCGGATGCTGCCGGCCGAGACGCGGCAGGTGATCACCAAGACCCGCGCCCGGCAGCACGACATCGCCCTGGTCTACTGGGGCAGCGACTATTTCGACCCGCACAGCAATGCCGAGGCCTTCAGCATCAACACGGACAACGGCGACGATGCCCGGAACCGGACCCTGGCCTGGCGGGCCTCCTGGTACATCCCGGAGCTCTCGAAGCGGACGATGGAGGCGCTGCGCGAGGGCGACAGCGAGAAGCGGGCCGCGCTCTACGAGGCGTTGCAGCGGGACCACCAGCAGGCCAGCCCCTTC